The Litorilinea aerophila genome has a window encoding:
- a CDS encoding CehA/McbA family metallohydrolase, whose amino-acid sequence MEHLPFHLPGRFWRGNLHTHSTRSDGGLTPEAVCQLYRENGYHFIALTDHFMARYEFPLVDTRPYRTDDFTTLLGAELHSGSTELGGLWHILAVGLPLDFAATPEEESGPELAQRALAAGAFVAAAHPQWYTLTEADILALGPIHAIEVFNGVAVDHNDRADSWHITDVLLSRGHRYFVYAADDFHGVRQRHDFARGWVYVKSEDLTPEALLAALKAGHFYSSTGPQIFDVRVVPGQEVYVRCSPAERIFVTGKGAASVSAAQPGLMEATLSLANFNSPYCRITVRDAHGGRAWTNPIWLEG is encoded by the coding sequence ATGGAGCATTTACCGTTTCACCTGCCCGGCCGCTTCTGGCGCGGCAACCTTCACACCCATTCCACCCGGTCCGACGGCGGACTGACGCCGGAAGCCGTCTGCCAGTTGTATCGGGAAAACGGTTACCACTTTATCGCCCTGACCGACCATTTCATGGCCCGTTACGAGTTCCCCCTGGTGGATACCCGTCCCTACCGCACCGACGACTTCACCACTCTGCTGGGGGCCGAGCTGCACAGCGGTAGCACCGAACTGGGCGGGCTCTGGCACATCCTGGCTGTGGGCCTGCCCCTGGATTTTGCCGCCACGCCGGAGGAGGAGAGCGGGCCTGAGTTGGCCCAGCGGGCCCTGGCGGCCGGGGCCTTCGTGGCCGCGGCCCATCCCCAGTGGTATACCTTGACCGAGGCCGACATCCTGGCCCTGGGGCCCATCCACGCCATCGAGGTCTTCAACGGGGTGGCTGTGGACCACAACGACCGGGCCGACAGCTGGCACATCACCGACGTACTCCTGAGCCGGGGGCATCGCTACTTCGTCTACGCCGCAGATGATTTCCACGGCGTGCGCCAGCGCCACGATTTCGCCCGGGGCTGGGTCTACGTCAAAAGTGAAGACCTGACGCCGGAGGCGCTGTTGGCGGCGCTGAAGGCCGGCCATTTCTACTCCAGCACCGGGCCCCAGATCTTCGATGTTCGGGTTGTCCCCGGCCAGGAGGTCTACGTCCGCTGCTCGCCGGCGGAGCGCATCTTCGTCACCGGCAAGGGGGCGGCCTCGGTTTCGGCCGCGCAGCCGGGCCTGATGGAAGCCACCCTGAGCCTGGCCAACTTCAACAGCCCCTACTGTCGAATCACCGTGCGGGATGCCCACGGCGGTCGCGCGTGGACCAACCCCATCTGGCTGGAAGGGTAG
- a CDS encoding LysE family transporter has translation MMVLYFLQGAALALPTVLTPSPFKLYVIAQALQHGFRRTLPAIFAPLITDGPIIAAVLLVLTQTPAWFLHLLRLGGGLFLLYLAARLLLSLRRAAPQFQPAEQVVRENLLQAVIVNFLNPNPYLFWGLVAGPIMMQGLQQAVGVGLSFVLGFYVVFIGGLFALILLFSSAGRLNPQVTRLLLAVAALAMVAIGGSQVYQAVGALAA, from the coding sequence ATGATGGTTCTCTATTTTTTGCAGGGGGCGGCCCTGGCGTTGCCCACGGTGCTGACGCCCAGCCCGTTTAAACTGTACGTCATTGCCCAGGCGTTGCAACATGGCTTCCGGCGTACCCTGCCGGCTATCTTCGCCCCTTTGATCACGGATGGCCCCATCATTGCAGCGGTGCTCCTGGTCCTGACCCAGACGCCTGCCTGGTTCCTCCACCTGCTGCGTCTGGGTGGGGGGCTCTTCCTCCTCTACCTGGCTGCCCGTCTGCTGCTCTCCCTGCGGCGGGCAGCGCCCCAGTTTCAACCGGCCGAGCAGGTTGTCCGTGAGAACCTGCTGCAGGCGGTGATTGTCAACTTTCTGAACCCGAATCCCTACCTTTTTTGGGGGCTGGTGGCCGGCCCCATCATGATGCAGGGGCTTCAACAGGCGGTGGGCGTCGGGCTGAGCTTTGTGCTGGGGTTTTATGTGGTCTTCATCGGCGGCCTGTTTGCCCTGATCCTTCTCTTTTCGTCTGCCGGCCGGCTGAATCCCCAGGTCACCCGGCTGTTGCTGGCGGTGGCTGCCCTTGCCATGGTCGCCATCGGGGGCAGTCAGGTGTATCAGGCCGTGGGGGCGTTGGCTGCCTGA
- a CDS encoding HAD family hydrolase, translated as MAGRILAICFDCGDTLVDEGTEVKDDSGVTLRAELIPGAAETVRELKRRGYPLALVADGPVGTFHHVLTQHNLLDLFDVFAISGELGVEKPHPAIFHYALSRLGIHPPDYRRTVMVGNNLARDIKGANHMGMISVWLDWAPRRAKVPADPGEVPQFTIKEPLQLLQLIDELEKALS; from the coding sequence ATGGCAGGGAGGATTCTGGCCATCTGCTTCGACTGTGGCGACACTTTGGTGGATGAAGGGACCGAAGTCAAAGATGACTCTGGTGTGACCTTACGGGCAGAACTGATTCCAGGAGCCGCCGAGACAGTGCGAGAGCTGAAACGCCGCGGCTATCCCCTGGCCCTGGTTGCCGATGGGCCGGTGGGCACCTTTCACCATGTCCTGACCCAGCACAACCTGCTGGATCTCTTCGATGTCTTCGCCATCTCCGGCGAGCTGGGCGTGGAAAAGCCCCACCCGGCCATCTTCCACTACGCCCTCTCCCGGCTGGGGATCCACCCACCGGACTACCGGCGCACGGTCATGGTGGGCAACAACCTGGCCCGGGACATCAAGGGCGCCAATCACATGGGCATGATCAGCGTCTGGCTGGACTGGGCCCCCCGACGGGCCAAGGTACCAGCCGACCCCGGTGAGGTGCCCCAGTTCACCATCAAGGAACCCCTCCAACTGTTACAGCTCATCGATGAATTGGAAAAGGCACTGTCATGA
- a CDS encoding metallophosphoesterase, with product MTLDRSFLPSASMEWVVIADTHFMLESDGAATEFSSRRQQSARTAFALELVAALDVPLVVHLGDLVQTFPERPDFPQAVDAACAQWASQGLRPRLVAGNHDVGDKPDPTMPTAWVTGESLAAYHRRFGRSWYSWDQGGIHFVVLNSQLLNSPLPAAAEQQRWCEADLAAQGDSPVVLFLHLPPYLDHPQEAGLGHYDNIDLPARSWLLELVARHRVELLFAAHVHFAFVDRLHGARYVVVPSVSFTRPGFGELFSSPPPPEQGRDDVAKLGFYLVRRGEDGDYRLHLIRTGGATGAATFRRLLTRVAPDLPHSPLGVSLRHPLAWRTALPAAWPSLVRQPARNDYPALACYELGVRHLRVPASDLEDSLQRERLDLLRREGISITATCLWRPGDPFPARDIPEMADTVEVVLLGTRWPDMAALAAGLETLARPVCLSVALPGQFVPGKQHRRTRLGYMPEELQELNARLAAAHLHVHRVLCRLDPAQAWATVPHLPLDSWRQIGAVDWLMEWPSVEAAAQRAAVEALAAVATQADSRLYGEPLMDLDRTMDVTPGLLDRLCNPRPLFHLLRHLNTLLFSSPERWHLLPAPGVDGQQVLGLARPHQVLWLLPEGDGRPWTLDARWYAPLKHGALEGRLYGLVSGQIQVLPPLPSAVSLNLEEPTALLLRAA from the coding sequence ATGACCCTGGATCGATCCTTCTTGCCGTCGGCCTCCATGGAATGGGTGGTCATTGCCGATACCCATTTCATGCTGGAATCTGACGGGGCGGCGACGGAGTTCTCTTCCCGCCGTCAACAGAGTGCCCGCACGGCCTTCGCCCTGGAGCTGGTGGCGGCCCTGGATGTTCCCCTGGTGGTCCACCTGGGCGACCTGGTGCAGACATTCCCAGAGCGGCCCGACTTCCCCCAGGCCGTGGATGCGGCCTGCGCCCAATGGGCCAGCCAGGGCCTACGGCCACGGCTGGTGGCCGGCAACCACGACGTGGGTGACAAGCCGGACCCCACCATGCCCACGGCCTGGGTGACCGGGGAATCCCTGGCGGCCTATCACCGTCGTTTTGGCCGCTCCTGGTATAGCTGGGATCAGGGTGGGATCCACTTTGTGGTGCTTAATTCCCAGCTTCTCAACAGCCCATTGCCCGCTGCGGCCGAGCAGCAGCGCTGGTGTGAAGCGGACCTGGCAGCCCAGGGCGATAGTCCCGTGGTCCTCTTCCTGCACCTGCCGCCCTACCTGGATCATCCCCAGGAAGCCGGCCTGGGCCATTACGATAACATCGACCTGCCGGCCCGCTCCTGGCTCTTGGAGCTGGTGGCCCGGCATCGGGTGGAGCTGCTCTTTGCGGCCCACGTACATTTTGCCTTTGTCGATCGGCTGCACGGCGCCCGCTATGTGGTGGTTCCGTCCGTCTCCTTTACCCGCCCCGGCTTTGGTGAGCTCTTCTCCAGCCCGCCTCCCCCAGAGCAGGGCCGTGATGACGTGGCCAAGTTGGGCTTTTACCTGGTCCGCCGGGGGGAGGACGGCGACTACCGGCTTCACCTGATCCGGACCGGTGGCGCGACCGGGGCCGCGACCTTCCGGCGCCTCTTAACCCGGGTCGCTCCCGATCTGCCCCACTCGCCGCTGGGCGTGTCGCTGCGCCATCCCCTGGCCTGGCGCACCGCGTTGCCGGCCGCCTGGCCTTCCCTGGTTCGTCAGCCGGCCCGCAACGATTACCCTGCCCTGGCCTGTTACGAACTGGGCGTACGCCATCTACGGGTGCCGGCTTCCGATCTGGAGGATAGCCTTCAGCGGGAGCGCCTGGACCTTTTGCGGCGGGAGGGGATCTCCATCACGGCCACCTGCCTCTGGCGCCCTGGCGATCCGTTTCCTGCCCGGGACATTCCGGAGATGGCGGATACGGTGGAAGTTGTGCTGCTGGGCACCCGTTGGCCGGACATGGCAGCCCTGGCCGCCGGGCTGGAAACGCTGGCCAGGCCGGTGTGCCTCTCGGTGGCTTTGCCCGGGCAGTTTGTGCCGGGTAAACAGCATCGGCGAACCCGTCTGGGATATATGCCGGAGGAGCTGCAGGAGCTCAACGCGCGCCTGGCCGCCGCCCATCTCCACGTCCACCGGGTGCTCTGCCGGCTCGATCCTGCCCAGGCATGGGCAACGGTGCCCCACCTGCCCCTGGATTCGTGGCGCCAGATCGGCGCCGTGGATTGGCTCATGGAGTGGCCCTCGGTCGAAGCGGCGGCCCAGCGGGCGGCTGTGGAAGCCCTGGCCGCGGTGGCGACCCAGGCCGACAGCCGCCTCTATGGGGAGCCCCTGATGGATCTGGACCGCACCATGGACGTCACACCGGGGCTGTTGGATCGCCTTTGCAATCCCCGGCCCCTCTTTCACCTGTTGCGCCACCTGAACACCCTGCTGTTCAGCAGCCCGGAGCGCTGGCACCTTCTCCCCGCCCCTGGGGTGGATGGCCAACAGGTTCTCGGCCTGGCCCGGCCCCATCAGGTACTCTGGCTGCTGCCGGAAGGGGATGGACGCCCATGGACCCTGGATGCCCGCTGGTATGCCCCCCTGAAACACGGGGCGCTAGAGGGCCGGCTGTATGGATTGGTCTCGGGCCAGATTCAGGTGCTGCCGCCGCTACCGTCGGCCGTTTCCCTGAATTTAGAAGAGCCGACAGCGCTGCTGCTGCGCGCTGCCTGA
- a CDS encoding M81 family metallopeptidase, translating to MDASADRRSPRIALGGIIHETHSFAETPTTLADFAAQSLHEGADMLTAMAETRSAIGGMIQGAQERGWTLLPTAYGAAMPGGIVTAHAYQTLLERLLARLEAALPVDGVLLALHGAMVTEISLDTESHTLEAVRGVVGPDVPIVVVLDMHGNIGRPTVELADVLIAFNTNPHVDPHARGLESAAVMAQLLQGEIRPAAALVQPPLLLAPQATGTDDLPLRAVHARAAEMRAEPSVISICVMGGFAYADTPDTGPSLIVTTDDNPALARRYAQELADILLAHRDAALPRFLPPEEAVAQALASPGGPYILVDSADNIGGGTPGDGTDALRAMLAHDVQEGTIVLADPEAVAACWEAGEGAQVSLSVGGKVDRWHGQPVAVQGEVRRLSPGTFTCELPDNHFASFFGNVIQMGRTVWLRVGGVNIILTERKIPPFDLAQLRGVGVIPEQQKMIVVKSAVAYRAAYLPIAAGVIEMDTSGLCTANLSRFPYRHLRRPLPS from the coding sequence ATGGACGCATCTGCGGATCGGCGCTCCCCCCGTATTGCCCTGGGAGGCATCATCCACGAGACCCATAGCTTTGCCGAGACACCCACCACCCTGGCCGATTTCGCCGCCCAGTCCCTCCACGAGGGCGCGGACATGCTGACGGCCATGGCCGAAACCCGCTCCGCCATCGGGGGCATGATCCAGGGGGCACAGGAACGGGGATGGACCCTGCTGCCCACAGCCTACGGCGCCGCCATGCCCGGCGGCATCGTCACTGCCCACGCCTACCAGACCCTCCTGGAGCGACTGCTGGCCCGGCTGGAAGCCGCCCTGCCCGTAGACGGCGTGCTGCTGGCCCTCCACGGGGCCATGGTCACCGAGATCAGCCTGGACACGGAAAGCCACACCCTGGAGGCGGTGCGGGGCGTGGTAGGGCCAGACGTACCCATCGTGGTGGTGCTGGACATGCACGGCAACATCGGTCGCCCCACCGTGGAGCTGGCCGACGTCCTGATCGCCTTCAACACCAACCCCCATGTGGATCCCCACGCGCGGGGGCTGGAGTCGGCGGCGGTGATGGCCCAACTCCTGCAGGGGGAGATCCGCCCCGCCGCGGCCCTGGTGCAGCCGCCCCTCCTCCTGGCGCCCCAGGCCACCGGCACCGACGACCTGCCCCTGCGTGCCGTCCATGCCCGGGCGGCGGAGATGCGGGCCGAGCCGTCTGTGATCTCCATCTGCGTCATGGGGGGCTTTGCCTACGCCGACACGCCGGATACCGGCCCCAGCCTCATCGTCACCACCGACGACAACCCGGCCCTGGCCCGGCGCTACGCCCAGGAGCTGGCAGACATCCTGCTGGCCCACCGGGATGCCGCCCTGCCCCGCTTTCTGCCCCCTGAAGAGGCCGTGGCCCAGGCCCTGGCCAGCCCCGGCGGGCCGTACATCCTGGTGGATTCGGCCGATAACATCGGCGGGGGGACGCCCGGTGACGGCACCGATGCGCTGCGGGCCATGCTGGCCCATGACGTCCAGGAGGGGACCATCGTCCTGGCCGACCCGGAGGCGGTGGCGGCCTGTTGGGAAGCAGGCGAAGGCGCCCAGGTGTCGCTATCGGTGGGCGGCAAAGTGGACCGCTGGCACGGCCAGCCGGTGGCCGTCCAGGGAGAAGTGCGGCGCCTCAGCCCCGGCACCTTCACCTGCGAGCTGCCCGATAACCATTTCGCCTCTTTCTTCGGCAACGTGATTCAGATGGGGCGTACGGTCTGGCTGCGGGTCGGCGGCGTGAACATCATCTTGACTGAGCGAAAAATTCCTCCCTTCGACCTGGCCCAGCTGCGAGGGGTCGGCGTGATCCCGGAGCAGCAGAAGATGATCGTGGTGAAGTCGGCCGTGGCTTACCGGGCAGCCTATCTGCCCATCGCAGCCGGCGTCATCGAGATGGACACATCCGGCCTCTGCACCGCCAACCTGAGCCGCTTTCCCTATCGCCACCTGCGGCGTCCGCTCCCGTCGTAA
- a CDS encoding sulfite exporter TauE/SafE family protein yields the protein MSLSLPHYPPMFWVTAVLAIVLIGVAKAGFGGGVGVIATPLMALTISVTDAAALLLPLLIIADIFSLRHYWHTYDRPSIQRMLPGAIVGILLGALFFGYFSDNERVLKVGIGVLALAFVAYQAGRSLLLGALTKTQPPAIAGVFLGAAAGFTSTLAHAGGPPATIYLLPQRLPRDIFVGTNVIFFSALNLIKLIPYAYLGLLRVGNLTTILILSPLAYLGVRLGVYLNRRFSDRWFNRLVYTLLFLTGVQLILGRNLLDLLLQWG from the coding sequence GTGTCGTTGTCGTTGCCCCATTATCCGCCCATGTTTTGGGTAACCGCTGTTCTGGCCATTGTGCTCATCGGGGTGGCCAAGGCTGGATTCGGCGGTGGTGTCGGTGTGATCGCCACCCCGCTCATGGCACTCACCATCTCGGTGACCGATGCAGCAGCGTTGTTGCTGCCTCTTCTCATTATTGCGGATATTTTCTCTTTGCGCCACTATTGGCACACCTATGATCGGCCCAGCATCCAGCGGATGTTGCCCGGCGCCATCGTGGGCATCCTGCTGGGGGCCCTCTTTTTCGGCTATTTCAGCGACAACGAGCGGGTGCTCAAGGTGGGCATCGGCGTGCTGGCCCTGGCCTTTGTGGCCTACCAGGCGGGGCGTTCCCTTTTGTTGGGCGCGCTGACCAAGACCCAGCCGCCAGCCATCGCCGGCGTCTTCCTGGGCGCGGCGGCGGGTTTTACCTCCACCCTGGCCCACGCGGGCGGACCTCCGGCCACCATCTACCTGCTGCCCCAGCGGCTCCCCCGGGATATTTTCGTGGGGACCAACGTGATCTTCTTCAGTGCCCTCAACCTGATCAAGCTGATTCCGTATGCCTATCTGGGCCTGCTGCGGGTGGGCAACCTGACCACCATCCTGATCCTGTCCCCCCTGGCCTACCTGGGCGTTCGCCTGGGCGTCTACCTCAACCGACGCTTCAGCGACCGCTGGTTCAATCGGCTGGTCTATACGTTGTTGTTCCTGACGGGGGTCCAGCTCATCCTGGGCCGCAATCTGCTGGATCTTTTGTTGCAATGGGGATGA
- a CDS encoding alanine racemase, translating into MVQVEVGLRKAELDTPVLWVDLDRLERNIAALARHFQAAGVKWRPHTKGIKVPAIAHKLLAAGAIGITCAKLGEAEVMAAAGIRDILVANQVVTPQKIARLVHLQRHADVKVAVDNAGNVAAIAAAARAAGVEVGLLVEVDTGMHRAGTQPGEPTRALARHILETPGVRFLGLMTWEGHALAVEDPAERRRCVERSIGLLMESVALCREHGIPVEVVSAGGSGTYQITPFLPGVTEIQAGGAIFCDQSYQAWGISLEPALFIRTTVTSRPAPDRIICDAGFKTAPRGYPPPQPLPFAVARFLLSAEHGIITLPAAEEGWQVGEAFDMVVGYGDATVCLHDRLYGIRDGTVEVVWNIQGRGQLR; encoded by the coding sequence ATGGTGCAAGTGGAAGTGGGGCTGCGGAAGGCGGAGCTGGATACGCCGGTGTTGTGGGTCGATCTGGACCGCCTGGAGCGGAACATTGCCGCGCTGGCCCGCCATTTCCAGGCGGCTGGGGTGAAATGGCGCCCCCATACCAAGGGCATTAAGGTGCCGGCCATCGCCCATAAACTGCTGGCGGCGGGGGCCATCGGCATCACCTGTGCCAAACTGGGTGAAGCCGAGGTGATGGCGGCCGCCGGCATCCGGGACATCCTGGTGGCCAACCAGGTGGTCACGCCCCAGAAGATCGCCCGGCTGGTACATCTGCAGCGCCACGCCGATGTGAAGGTGGCGGTGGACAACGCCGGCAATGTGGCGGCCATCGCCGCGGCCGCCCGGGCGGCTGGGGTGGAGGTGGGGCTGCTGGTGGAGGTGGACACGGGCATGCACCGGGCGGGGACCCAGCCGGGGGAACCTACCCGGGCCCTGGCCCGCCACATCCTGGAGACACCGGGTGTGCGCTTTCTGGGCCTGATGACGTGGGAGGGCCACGCCCTGGCTGTGGAGGACCCGGCGGAGAGGCGCCGATGTGTGGAGCGAAGTATCGGGCTGCTGATGGAGAGCGTGGCCCTGTGTAGGGAGCACGGCATCCCCGTGGAGGTGGTCAGCGCGGGCGGCAGCGGCACCTATCAGATCACCCCGTTCCTGCCGGGTGTCACGGAGATTCAGGCGGGCGGCGCCATCTTCTGTGACCAGTCGTACCAGGCGTGGGGGATCTCCCTGGAGCCGGCCCTGTTCATCCGCACCACCGTGACCAGCCGGCCGGCCCCGGATCGGATCATCTGCGATGCCGGCTTTAAGACCGCCCCCCGGGGGTATCCGCCTCCGCAGCCGCTGCCCTTTGCCGTGGCGCGTTTTCTGTTGTCGGCCGAGCATGGCATCATCACCTTGCCTGCTGCTGAGGAGGGCTGGCAGGTGGGGGAGGCCTTCGACATGGTGGTGGGCTACGGCGATGCCACCGTCTGCCTCCACGACCGTCTCTATGGCATTCGGGACGGGACGGTGGAGGTGGTGTGGAACATCCAGGGGCGTGGACAACTGCGCTGA
- a CDS encoding endonuclease/exonuclease/phosphatase family protein → MGTIRFVWWNLENFFDTDDDPISRDFQFTAAHGWTPQVFRAKMANLAAGLNATHNGAGPELLAVAEIEKDDLLAALVEAMGNAHLTVARDPSGTRDLRGIDVAVAYDRRKLSLLAMRSHLVHLRYRTRDVFEVEFEINATGERLVLIASHWPSRRLGRYRSEPLRIAVAEHIALLVEEHVKVSPEEYERLRAANDLATVRARWENKVMVVGDFNDEPADRSVIDHLRASSELDRVIGPTNDIDNFRRETADYRAQDVFLYNAMWKFLHQPNTGTFFLDSLSTGEKFPNRYQILDQIVASRGLVSGRGLTLDRESVQIFRHPLVATRSGRPRPFNRRTRRGASDHLPVTAVLRY, encoded by the coding sequence ATGGGAACCATTCGCTTTGTCTGGTGGAATCTGGAGAACTTCTTCGACACGGACGACGATCCCATTTCCCGGGATTTCCAGTTCACCGCTGCCCACGGCTGGACCCCTCAGGTATTCCGGGCCAAGATGGCCAACCTGGCCGCGGGGCTGAACGCCACCCACAACGGCGCCGGTCCGGAATTGCTGGCTGTGGCAGAAATTGAAAAGGATGATCTGCTGGCTGCCCTGGTTGAGGCCATGGGCAATGCGCACCTGACCGTGGCCCGGGATCCCAGCGGCACCCGGGATCTGCGGGGGATTGACGTGGCCGTGGCCTACGACCGGCGTAAGCTGAGCCTCCTGGCCATGCGCTCTCACCTGGTTCACCTCCGCTATCGCACCCGGGACGTCTTCGAGGTGGAGTTTGAGATCAACGCCACCGGGGAACGGCTGGTGCTTATCGCCAGCCACTGGCCATCCCGCCGCCTGGGGCGCTACCGCAGCGAGCCCCTGCGCATTGCCGTGGCGGAGCACATCGCCCTGCTGGTGGAAGAGCACGTCAAGGTGAGCCCCGAGGAGTACGAGCGCCTGCGGGCGGCCAATGATCTGGCCACCGTGCGGGCCCGCTGGGAGAACAAGGTCATGGTGGTGGGGGATTTCAACGATGAGCCGGCGGATCGCAGCGTCATCGACCACCTGCGGGCCTCCAGCGAGCTGGATCGGGTCATCGGGCCCACCAATGACATCGACAACTTTCGCCGGGAGACGGCCGACTACCGGGCCCAGGATGTTTTCCTCTACAACGCCATGTGGAAATTTTTGCACCAGCCCAACACGGGCACCTTTTTCCTGGACTCCCTCTCCACAGGTGAGAAATTCCCCAACCGGTACCAGATCCTGGACCAGATCGTGGCCAGCCGGGGGCTGGTCTCCGGCCGGGGCCTCACCCTGGATCGGGAGAGCGTCCAGATCTTCCGGCACCCGCTGGTGGCCACCCGCAGCGGCCGGCCCCGGCCCTTCAACCGGCGCACCCGCCGGGGCGCCTCGGATCACCTGCCGGTGACGGCTGTTCTGCGCTATTGA
- a CDS encoding dipeptidase, producing the protein MLIIDAHLDLSMNALNWNRDLLRSVYTIRTTEQRVPGKGRAQGTVAFPEMRRGRIFLSVATLIARSTGRPAPHIDYDSPTQAYGMAHGQLAYYRALEQEGHARIITDLEGLERHVAEWQAWDAAHPEETDQTPPLGFIISMEGADPILHPEQLEAWWQAGLRLLGPTHYGPGRYCGGTGTELGLTELGVPLLREMARLGILLDLTHCSDQAFWQALEHYDGLVLASHNNCRALVPHQRQFSDEQLQAIFQRDGVIGAAFDAWMLKPGWINNVTSNEDVTMATVVDHIDHICQLAGNSRHAAIGTDLDGGYGREQSPSDLDTIADLQKLTGLLADRGYSDDDIRAILHGNWLRLFRQAWSHSYTTA; encoded by the coding sequence ATGTTGATTATCGACGCCCATTTGGATCTGTCCATGAACGCCCTGAACTGGAACCGGGATCTCCTCCGCTCGGTCTACACCATCCGCACCACGGAGCAGCGGGTGCCGGGCAAGGGGCGCGCCCAGGGGACGGTCGCCTTCCCGGAGATGCGGCGGGGGCGCATCTTCCTCAGCGTCGCCACCCTCATCGCCCGCTCCACCGGCCGCCCCGCCCCCCACATCGACTACGACTCCCCCACCCAGGCCTACGGCATGGCCCACGGCCAGCTGGCCTACTACCGGGCGCTGGAACAGGAAGGACATGCCCGCATCATCACCGACCTGGAGGGGCTGGAACGCCATGTGGCCGAATGGCAGGCCTGGGACGCCGCCCACCCCGAGGAGACGGACCAGACGCCGCCCCTGGGTTTCATCATCAGCATGGAGGGAGCCGACCCCATCCTCCATCCAGAACAGCTGGAGGCGTGGTGGCAGGCCGGCCTGCGCCTGCTGGGCCCCACCCACTACGGCCCGGGCCGCTACTGTGGTGGCACCGGCACAGAGCTGGGCCTGACCGAGCTGGGCGTTCCCCTGCTCCGGGAGATGGCGCGCCTGGGCATCCTCCTGGATCTGACCCACTGTTCCGACCAGGCCTTCTGGCAGGCCCTGGAGCACTACGACGGGCTGGTGCTGGCCAGCCACAACAACTGCCGCGCGCTGGTGCCCCACCAGCGGCAGTTCAGCGACGAACAGCTCCAGGCCATCTTCCAGCGGGACGGGGTCATCGGTGCGGCCTTTGACGCCTGGATGCTGAAGCCTGGCTGGATCAACAACGTGACCAGCAACGAAGACGTCACCATGGCAACAGTGGTGGATCACATCGACCACATTTGCCAGCTGGCGGGGAACAGCCGCCACGCGGCCATCGGCACCGATCTGGACGGCGGCTATGGCCGGGAGCAGTCGCCCAGCGACCTGGATACCATCGCCGACCTCCAAAAGCTCACCGGTCTGCTGGCCGATCGGGGCTACAGCGACGATGACATCCGGGCCATTCTCCACGGCAACTGGCTGCGCCTCTTCCGCCAGGCGTGGAGCCATTCGTACACAACAGCGTAA
- a CDS encoding pyridoxamine 5'-phosphate oxidase family protein, which produces MASMTQTQIEAFLQAPRNAIVATNAGDGPPQVSPVWYLYEGGRLYISTSSRTAKVRNLRRDPRVTICVDGCPPDYRYVLIRGRVAIVENGAPLQEEMRWRIIRRYYEDEESARVYHEATRDASQVLLVVEPERIIGEDFN; this is translated from the coding sequence ATGGCATCCATGACCCAGACCCAGATCGAGGCGTTTCTCCAGGCGCCCCGCAACGCCATCGTGGCCACCAACGCCGGGGATGGCCCGCCCCAGGTGAGCCCCGTCTGGTACCTCTACGAAGGGGGACGCCTCTACATCAGCACCAGCAGCCGAACGGCCAAGGTGCGCAACCTGCGCCGGGATCCCCGGGTGACCATCTGCGTGGATGGCTGTCCACCCGATTACCGCTACGTGCTCATTCGCGGGCGGGTGGCCATCGTGGAAAACGGCGCTCCCCTGCAGGAGGAGATGCGCTGGCGGATCATCCGCCGCTACTACGAAGACGAGGAGAGCGCCCGGGTCTATCACGAAGCCACCCGGGACGCCAGCCAGGTCCTCCTGGTGGTGGAGCCTGAACGCATCATCGGCGAAGACTTCAATTGA